AGGAAAAAAATATTACTCACTAAAAGAAAGACAAAAAATATTGGTAGTAAAAAAATAAATCGACACCTCAAACTCAGAGATATTCTGTTATCTTTTCAGTTTTGTCATGTCGTGACTTGTATTTTGATCTTTATGATATATGAATGAGACACGTATTACCATGTAAAAAAATTGGTGCGCACTTTTTTTTGGAGTAGATAGAAATAAGCCACAGGAAAAAAATATTACTCAATAAAAGAAAGACAAAAAAATATTGGTAGTAAAAAAATAAATCGACGCCTCAAACTCAGAGATATTATGTTATCTTTTCAGTTTTGTCATGTCGGTCGTTACGTGACTTATATTTTGATCTTTATGATATATGAATGAGACACGTATTACCATGTAAAAAAAATTGGTGCGCAATTTTTTTGGAGTAGATAGAAGAAGAAATATTACTCATACTCACTAAAAGAAAGACAAAAAAATATTGGTAGTAAAAAAATAAATCGACGCCTGAGAGATTCGAACTCAGAGATATTCTGTTATCTTTtcagttttgtcatgtcatgACTTGTATTTTGATCTTTATGATATATGAATGAGACACGTATTACCATGTAAAAAAATTGGTGCGCAACTTTTTTTGGAGTAGATAGAAATAAGTCACAGGAAAAAAATATTACTCACTAAAAGAAAGACAAAAAAATATTGGTAGTAAAAAAATAATTGACGCCTCAAACTCAGAGATATTCTGTTATCTTTTCAGTTTTGTCATGTCGGTCGTTACGTGACTTGTATTTTGATCTTTATGATATATGAATGAGACACGTATTACCATGTAAAAAAAATTGGTGCGCAATTTTTTTTGGAGTAGATAGAAGAAAAAAATATTACTCATACTCACTAAAAGAAAGACAAAAAAATATTGGTAGTAAAAAAATAAATCGACGCCTGAGAGATTCGAACTCTCGCGGGGAAACCCCATGTACTTAGCAGGCACACGCCTTAACCACTCGGCCAAAGCGTCTTTTTTATTTTTGGAGCTACTTTACATTTTATAAATCAATTTGATATCCAAACCGATTCGTTCCCGGAAACCCTCCACCAGCCAGGACACAGCAATCAGAGCATGGACAGCGGCGGCGGGAGGAGCCTCCGGCCCGGACGAGCCTCGCGACGCGCGCGTGGTGCGGGAGCTCCTCCGGTCGATGGGGCTCGGCGAGGGCGAGTACGAGCCGCGCGTCGTGCACCAGTTCCTGGACCTGGCCTACCGCTACGTCGGGGACGTGCTCGGCGATGCCCAGGTCTACGCCGACCACGCGGCCAAGCCCCAGATGGACGCCGACGACGTCCGCCTCGCCATCCAGGCCAAGGTCAACTTCTCCTTCTCCCAGCCGCCGCCACGCGAGGTAAGAGTACTACTACCAATCTCACCAAAAACCCTAGTATATCTTCGTTAGATTCGGACAAATTACGAGGTTTCGTAGCTTCATTCAATTGGTGAATGACGAGGACAAGGGTGCGCTTTAAACTCTAGATCCAGGACCGGCTTTCCTGTGAACCTATCAGATTCGGAGAGAGTAATGTTATGGACTCCAATTGGGGAAAGGATAAGCACTGTAGAGGATGTGCAGATGCGTCCCGGAAGAAACAATCGAGATACTACTCCCTCCAATTGGAGTACGAAAAATATCTGGTTCTTGGCTGAAATCTCAACGGCTAAGAGTGCGAAAAATGATGTGTGCTGTTGAGATTTCAGTTAATTTCTGGTTCTTGGCTGGGAGATATTTTTTGGGGAAAATTTGAATTTCAAATAAGGCTCAACTTCTCAATTAAATGCGTTCCACAATAAGAACACATCAATCAAAGATTCAGACATGGTGTTTAGAAGCCACCATCCCCAACGCAACACAGAGATTGTGGTTTTTAGCCCTTGAGCTCATGAAATGTCGTTTTTTCTACACTCTTAGCCATCAGAGGGACCAACATATCAGGCAGTGTTATACTGAAATTATAATGAAAAAAATTGGAGCAAATGTGGGATTCGAACCCAGATTCATCTCAAGTAGTACATTACCAGTACCACCTTACCACTAGGACCAAGATGACTCCTTTATCCTTTAGGAAGTTGGAACTGACAGAACTTTTGCCAGTTTGGTGGGATATAATCAGGGAGTTCCGAGATTTAAATCCCAGGGTGCAGCTAGTAGCAGAAACGAATACCTTCTCGATGTAAGGAAAATCCTATTCTTATTTTAGATTGTACCTGCTCTGATGATTTTAGCAACCGTCACTACAATGAATTGgtacatactccctccgttcctaattacttgtcgcaggtatggatgtatctagatgtattttagttctagatacatccatttctgcgacaattaatttggaacggagggagtaaaacTTTTTGTAGAACCTGTACGTTTGAATAGCATTGCTCAGGTAAGATCAATACCACCAATAGGTGGGAGAAGTTAGAAGTGAAGGTAGTAGAATACAacccccccccaccccaccctcaaagtaaaaaagcaaaagaGCCCTTTCTAGCCTCCATCAAGGGAAAACCTTTCATATCTGTGCACATGATGCAAGGAGAGTCTAGTTGGGGCAGAATATTGACTTCAATTCAGTCCATGTCTTGTTAGGAATGTTCAGCTGAGCCCATTTCTTGTTTGAAAAGTTGAATGCTTATCTTCTGAAGGGTCTAAAATCTTAGGAATCATGTGCAACTAGTAGTTCTATATACTCAATTTAAACTTTTAGAATCAAGCAAGAAATAAATACCCTCTTCTGTTAGTGCAGAGATGCTGCTGCCGTAGCAGCCGAGTCAAATAGCAATGATTCGAAGCACTTCTTCTTCCATTACACTATTTTGGAAACCTAAGGACTCGATTGTATGGATATGGAGAATACAGGATTTCTGATCCTAGTGGGAAAAGGAGGGAAACGGATACTCAATTTAAAGTGAGTAAACAGAATTTCATACCCGATCTCATAGATCCCTACAGAATTCTGTGGAAAGCCGTATTCGATGAAAGTCGTATGTACGGCTTGGCGGGAATCTTTAGAAAGAGGATCTTTTGTCTGTTGCAACTGGAAACAAGAATACTCAGTTTCCTTATTAGTTGGCTTTACTCTTTAGATATATTATGTGTAGTTGTAAATAACTTTCGTTAGATTTGGACACTCTtcatggatgggtcaagtcaaatAATCACATAGAAGGGAGAGCATCTGTTAGAGCCTCTAGATCGAAGGTATGCCTGTGTCAGAGGGCTGATGAGGTATTGATGAGGACGCACTGTAGCCATCGCAGATCAGAAAGGTAACGGGGTAGTGGGGAATAGAGATTAGGGGAAGACTTCTTTATTGATAACTTGCATCAGTCACTGCAGCTACGGAGCCTTTATACAGGTGACTCAAGACCAGTGTCCTGGATGGATACAAACTTAAAGTGCTGTGGAACGTGACTGCTGCAGGTTCTGTTGAAAGGACTCTTAACTTAGGGAACAAAAGATTAATAGAACTCTTAGCCTATTCCAACTCAGGTGTGTCTGCTGTGGCCTGTGGGTTTCCTCCTCTGATATGGAATTCCCCACATAACACTCCGTAATGCCGGTTATCTACCAATTCATTGGTACACTGGCGCCCCCACTCCCACCCCTCCAAATCTCTGGGAACAGGCTACCTGTAGTAGAAAACAATGTTTTATAATGTATGGCTATTCTAATATAGAAACATGAAACAAACAGGGTACGATTCTTAATGTGTATGAGGCTGGCATCTGAAGACATACCTAAAATGTTGATGAATCATATTAGGTATTACAAAGATATTAGAGATTGAGGGTCACTCACAAGTGTACTCACTTATGGGTTAGCCGGTAAGTGAAACTAAAGAAGATCTTGCGTAGATAAAGGCTATGAACAACTCTTGTGGTGTTTTATGTTTTATCAGATCCGTGGAAACTCTAGCTGACACAAAGTACTCTGTATGCATAGGTGGTTGACGAGTCATTTTGCTGATGTCACAGGTTCTGCTTGAGTTGGCACGCAGCCGGAACAAGATCCCGCTACCCAAGTCTATTGCTCCACCTGGCTC
The genomic region above belongs to Triticum urartu cultivar G1812 unplaced genomic scaffold, Tu2.1 TuUngrouped_contig_6157, whole genome shotgun sequence and contains:
- the LOC125530218 gene encoding transcription initiation factor TFIID subunit 9-like, which produces IRSRKPSTSQDTAIRAWTAAAGGASGPDEPRDARVVRELLRSMGLGEGEYEPRVVHQFLDLAYRYVGDVLGDAQVYADHAAKPQMDADDVRLAIQAKVNFSFSQPPPREVLLELARSRNKIPLPKSIAPPGSIPLPPEQDTLLTENYQLLPALKPPTQTEEAEDDNEGADAIPGNPSPNYSQDQRGNEQRQPQSQSQRVSFQLNAVAATAAKRPLVTIDQLNMG